Proteins encoded by one window of Melanotaenia boesemani isolate fMelBoe1 chromosome 10, fMelBoe1.pri, whole genome shotgun sequence:
- the nat10 gene encoding RNA cytidine acetyltransferase: protein MATVRKKVDNRIRVQIENGVVLQHRTMFVVVGDRGRDQVVILHHMLSKAAVRARPSVLWCYKKDLGFSSNRKKRMRQLQKKIKTGTLNLNQDDPFELFIAATNIRYCYYNETHKILGNTYGMCVLQDFEALTPNLLARTVETVEGGGIVVILLRTMNSLKQLYTMTMDVHTRYRTEAHQDVVGRFNERFILSLASCKNCVVIDDQLNILPISSHMANIKPVPPKTQEDGLSPREQELKDLKDSLQDTQPVGVLVDSCRTMDQAKAVLKFIEAISEKTLRSTVALTAARGRGKSAAMGLAVAGAVAFGYSNIFVTSPSPDNLHTMFEFIFKGFDALQYQEHLDYEIIQSLNPEFNKAVVRVNIFKEHRQTIQYIHPGDAVKLGQAELLIIDEAAAIPLPLVKNLLGSYLVFMASTINGYEGTGRSLSLKLIQQLRQQSAESQQNMSAENRSTNTARLTAARTLHEVSLHESIRYAPGDPMERWLNELLCLDCLNIPRLISGCPLPQTCDLYYVNRDTLFCYHKASEAFLQRLMALYVASHYKNSPNDLQMLSDAPAHHLFCLLPPVPPTQNSLPEVLAVVQVCLEGEISRQSILNSLSRGKKASGDLIPWTVSEQFQDPEFGSLSGGRVVRIAVNPDYQGMGYGSRALQLLQMYYEGKFPTMDESTHSNHTKITSVSSEAVSLLEEVITPRKELPPLLLKLSERRAERLDYLGVSYGLTAQLLKFWKKAGYTPVYLRQTPNDLTGENSCVMLKKLNTDDAPEQSQWLAAFWKDFRRRFLALLSYQFSSFHPSLALTILQNKKSKEETTTLSSSELAMYFSPYDLKRLELYSRSMVDYHLVMDLIPTVARMFFLKQLGDVSLSAAQCALLLGIGLQHKSVDELEKEIDLPSSQLMGLFNRLIRKFVQVFTNIQEKAIEAQMTATKDVTMEPAVRSLNEDLNEAAKEFEERHKQDLEKVKEMDLEEYKIRGDDEEWDQVLKKAGNTAVVSIKSDKKRKWEGGTAIASNGAPQHGKQKKKDMQHGKFKKNKDKHGKFGKKA, encoded by the exons ATGGCGACAGTCCGCAAGAAGGTAGACAACCGGATTCGGGTCCAGATAGAGAATGGTGTCGTTTTGCAGCACCGGACCATGTTTGTGGTGGTGGGAGATCGCGGGAGAGATCAG GTTGTGATCCTTCATCATATGCTGTCtaaagctgcagtcagagctcGACcttcagtgctgtggtgctacAAAAAAGACCTGGGTTTCAGCAG CAATCGAAAGAAGCGCATGAGACAGCTGCAGAAGAAGATTAAAACTGGCACACTGAATCTGAATCAGGACGACCCATTTGAGCTTTTCATCGCAGCCACCAACATACGCTACTGTTATTACAATGAGACGCACAAGATCCTGGGAAACACATATGGCATGTGTGTCTTACAG GATTTTGAAGCCCTTACTCCAAACCTTTTGGCAAGAACTGTTGAGACAGTTGAAGGAGGGGGTATAGTCGTCATTCTGCTCCGAACAATGAACTCTCTCAAGCAGCTGTACACTATGACCATG GACGTGCACACAAGATACAGGACTGAGGCTCATCAGGATGTAGTTGGCAGGTTCAATGAGAG GTTTATCCTGTCACTTGCATCGTGTAAAAACTGTGTTGTTATTGATGACCAACTAAACATCCTGCCGATCTCCAGCCACATGGCAAACATCAAGCCAGTCCCTCCAAAGACTCAG GAGGATGGTTTGTCTCCCCGAGAGCAAGAGCTGAAGGATCTGAAGGACTCCCTTCAGGACACTCAGCCTGTCGGTGTGTTGGTGGATTCCTGCAGGACCATGGACCAG GCAAAAGCAGTGCTGAAGTTTATTGAAGCAATATCGGAGAAAACGCTGAGGAGCACCGTGGCTCTGACTGCTGCCCGAGGTCGAGGCAAGTCTGCTGCCATGGGGCTGGCTGTTGCTGGGGCTGTGGCTTTTGG CTACTCCAACATCTTTGTAACCTCACCAAGCCCAGACAACCTTCACACCATGTTTGAATTCATCTTCAAAGGCTTTGATGCACTGCAGTATCAG gagcATCTAGACTATGAAATTATCCAGTCTTTGAATCCAGAGTTCAACAAAGCTGTTGTACGGGTGAATATCTTCAAAGAACATCGTCAGACAATTCAG TACATCCACCCTGGTGATGCCGTGAAGCTGGGTCAGGCCGAGCTGCTGATCATCGATGAGGCTGCAGCCATCCCTCTTCCTCTTGTGAAGAACCTGCTGGGTTCTTATCTGGTTTTCATGGCCTCCACTATCAATGG GTATGAAGGCACCGGACGCTCTCTTTCCCTCAAACTGATTCAGCAGTTGAGGCAGCAGAGTGCAGAGAGTCAGCAGAACATGTCTGCAGAAAACAGAAGCACCAACACCGCCAGACTAACAGCAG CTCGCACTCTTCACGAAGTCTCTTTGCACGAGTCTATTCGATACGCTCCGGGTGACCCGATGGAGAGGTGGCTGAATGAGCTGCTCTGTCTCGACTGTCTTAATATTCCCAGACTCATTTCTGGCTGCCCACTTCCACAGACCTGTGATCT ATATTATGTGAACAGAGACACGCTGTTCTGTTACCACAAAGCATCTGAGGCTTTTCTGCAAAGGCTGATGGCTCTCTATGTGGCTTCGCATTACAAG AATTCCCCAAATGACCTGCAGATGTTGTCCGATGCTCCAGCTCACCACCTCTTCTGCCTCCTGCCACCTGTTCCCCCCACACAGAACTCGCTACCAGAGGTCCTCGCTGTGGTGCAG GTGTGTCTAGAAGGAGAAATATCAAGGCAGTCCATCCTCAACAGTCTGTCAAGAGGGAAGAAGGCCTCAGGCGACCTCATTCCCTGGACTGTGTCAGAGCAG TTTCAAGATCCAGAGTTTGGCAGCCTGTCTGGAGGCAGAGTGGTGCGAATCGCTGTCAATCCAGATTACCAAGGG ATGGGCTACGGCTCCAGAGCTCTTCAGTTGTTGCAGATGTACTACGAGGGCAAGTTTCCCACCATGGATGAGAGCACACACTCAAATCACACCAAAATCACTTCTGTCAGCAGTGAA GCTGTGAGTCTGCTGGAGGAGGTCATCACGCCACGTAAAGAGCTTCCTCCTCTGCTGCTAAAGCTCAGTGAGAGGCGGGCGGAGCGACTGGACTATTTAGGAGTTTCCTATGGCCTCACTGCACAGCTGCTCAA GTTCTGGAAGAAAGCAGGTTACACTCCAGTCTACTTAAGACAGACACCG AATGACCTGACAGGAGAAAACTCTTGTGTGATGCTGAAAAAGCTTAACACAGACGACGCCCCAGAGCAGAGTCAGTGGCTGGCTGCCTTCTGGAAAG ATTTCCGTCGGCGCTTCCTTGCTCTGCTTTCTTACCAGTTCAGCAGTTTTCATCCAAGCCTGGCGCTCACTATTTTGCAGAATAAGAAGTCCAAGGAGGAGACCACCA CTCTCAGCAGCTCTGAGCTGGCCATGTATTTTTCCCCATACGATCTCAAACGTCTGGAGTTGTATTCAAGGAGCATGGTGGACTACCACCTTGTCATGGACCTCATCCCAACGGTGGCACGCATGTTCTTCCTGAAACAGCTTGGTGACGTCTCCCTCTCAGCAGCTCAGTGT GCGTTACTGCTGGGAATTGGATTGCAGCACAAATCTGTCGACGAGCTAGAAAAGGAAATTGATCTCCCAAGTTCGCAGCTCATGGGCCTCTTCAATCGGCTCATCCGTAAATTTGTGCAA GTGTTCACCAACATCCAAGAAAAAGCTATTGAAGCACAGATGACAGCAACTAAAGATGTTACCATGGAGCCAGCTGTCAGGAGCCTTAATGAAGATCTG AATGAAGCTGCTAAAGAGTTTGAGGAGAGACACAAGCAGGATCTAGAGAAAGTAAAGGAAATGGATCTGGAAGA gTACAAGATTCGGGGAGATGATGAGGAGTGGGACCAGGTGCTGAAGAAGGCGGGGAACACGGCTGTTGTCAGCATCAAAAG TGACAAGAAGAGGAAATGGGAAGGAGGAACTGCAATAGCGAGCAATGGGGCTCCTCAGCacggaaaacagaaaaagaaggacatGCAACACGGAAAATTCAAGAAGAACAAGGACAAGCATGGAAAATTTGGAAAGAAGGCGTGA
- the adal gene encoding adenosine deaminase-like protein, which produces MKTRCFSSGTSCTKEAGEYFFVARGGALGKCRLNTTGCIQNITEDPRRPAEVVFYFVMDNDAFFYRELPKVELHAHLNGSVSFQTIEKLISRKPHLNIEHSMTAIGKGQRRTLDECFEVFKVIHKLVDTEEDILMVATDVIKEFAADGVRYLELRSTPREENDTGLTKKSYIETVIKAIQQCKNEGVDIDVRFLVAIDRRNGTEVAMETVKLAEEFMLSSDGLVVGIDLSGDPTVGHGKYFLPALERARNCGLKLSLHLSEVPSQQEESDLLLNLPPDRIGHGTFLHPEVGGSQSLVDKVVKNIIPLELCLTSNVKGQTVPHYSKHHFKYWYQLGHPCVLCTDDKGVFCTDLSQEYQLAASTFGLTHKDMWKLSQQAIDCIFAGEAVKQRLRQRWNDLHLQVFN; this is translated from the exons atgaaGACTCGCTGCTTTAGTAGCGGAACTTCATGCACCAAAGAAGCAGGGGAATATTTCTTTGTTGCACGAGGTGGTGCTCTGGGAAAATGTAGACTGAACACAACAGGTTGTATTCAGAACATTACTGAGGACCCCCGCAGACCAGCTGAGGTTGTGTTTTACTTTGTGATGGATAATGATGCCTTCTTTTATCGGGAGCTGCCAAAGGTG GAGCTTCACGCGCACCTCAACGGCTCAGTCAGCTTTCAAACCATCGAGAAGCTCATCAGTAGGAAACCGCATCTCAACATCGAGCACAGCATGACAGCCATAGGCAAGGGCCAGCGGAGGACTCTGGATGA ATGTTTTGAAGTGTTTAAGGTAATCCATAAATTGGTGGACACGGAGGAAGATATCCTGATG GTGGCTACAGATGTTATCAAGGAGTTTGCAGCTGATGGTGTTAGATACTTAGAGCTCAGAAGTACGCCGAGAGAAGAGAACGATACAG GGTTAACAAAAAAGAGCTATATTGAGACTGTCATCAAAGCCATTCAGCAGTGTAAAAATGAAGGAGTGGACATTGATGTCAG GTTTCTGGTGGCCATCGACCGCAGGAATGGGACTGAGGTTGCCATGGAGACAGTGAAACTGGCAGAGGAGTTTATGCTGTCCTCTGATGGTTTAGTGGTGGGAATTGACCTCAGTGGAGATCCAACG GTGGGCCATGGGAAATACTTTCTTCCTGCCTTAGAGAGGGCCAGAAACTGTGGACTGAAGTTGTCACTGCATCTTTCCGAA GTTCCATCACAGCAGGAGGAGTCAGACCTGCTGTTGAATCTTCCTCCGGACAGGATCGGTCATGGAACCTTCCTACACCCTGAAGTGGGAGGCTCTCAAAGCCTTGTGGATAAAGTGGTGAAAAACATTATACCACTGG AGCTTTGCTTAACATCAAATGTTAAAGGGCAAACTGTGCCGCATTACTCCAAACATCACTTCAAATACTGGTACCAGTTGGGACATCCATGTGTCCTTTGT ACTGACGATAAAGGAGTTTTTTGTACAGACTTGTCTCAGGAATATCAGCTGGCTGCATCCACTTTTGGTCTCACCCATAAGGACATGTGGAAGCTTTCTCAGCAGGCCATAGACTGTATCTTTGCAGGAGAAGCTGTGAAACAGCGGCTCAGACAGCGGTGGAATGATTTACATCTTCAGGTGTTTAACTGA